The segment CCAGTTGGTGCAGAGCGTCCGGCGGGTGCACCGGGCCCGCAGGCTGCGGGCGGGGCGGACGAAGGGACTCCGGGCGCTGCGCGGGATCGTGGTGCCGGTGCTGGAGGACGCCCTGGAGCGGTCGCTGAGGCTGGCCGCCGCGATGGACTCGCGCGGCTACGGCCGGGCCGGGTCGGCGACGCGCCGTTCGCGGCGGCTGACGGGGGCGCTGATGCTGCTGGGCATGTGCGGTCTCTGTGCGGGGGCGTACGGGCTCCTCGACGCGACGGCCCCGAAGCCGCTGGGGCTGCCCGCGCTGGCCGTCGGCGCACTCCTCTGCCTGGGGGGACTGCGGCTGGGCGGCCGCCGGGTGACGCGTACGGTCTACCGGCCCGATCCCTGGCGGCTGCCGGAGTGGGCGGTCGCCGGATGCGGGGTGCTCTCGGCGGTCCTGCTGTTCAGCGGGGCCGGCTTCGACGCGGCGGAGCTGAACGCGTCGCTGTATCCGCTGGGCTGGCCCGCGCTGCCACCGGTCCCGGCCGCGGCGATCCTGCTGGCCGGGGCCGCCGGATTCCTTTCCCCGCCGCCCTCCGCCGTACCCGTTCGCGGCGTACCGGCTGCCGAATCCGCTTCGCGCGCCGCCGCGCGCCGCACCGAGGACTCCGCCCTGTGATCACCTTCGACGAGGTCTCCGTCGTCTACGACGACCGGTCCGAACCCGTACTGCGCGATGTGGATGTGACGGTGGAGGAGGGCGAGCTGTGCCTGGTCACCGGGCTCACGGGGGTCGGGAAGTCGACTCTGCTGGGGGCCGTGAACGGGCTGGTGCCGCATTTCACCGGCGGCACACTGCACGGCCGGGTGGTCGTCGACGGCCGGGACACCGCGCACCATCCGCCGCGGGAGCTGGCCGATGTGGTGGGGGTGGTGGGCCAGGATCCCCTGGACGGTTTCGTCACCGACACGGTGGAGGAGGAGCTGGCGTACGCCATGGAGCAGTTGGCGGTGCCGCCCGCGGTCATGCGCAAGCGGGTGGAGGAGACCCTCGATCTGCTGGGCCTGGCGGATCTGCGCCACCGGCCGCTGTACCAGCTGTCCGGCGGGCAGCAGCAGCGGGTCGCGATCGGTTCGGTGCTGACGGCCCATCCGCGGGTGCTCGTCCTCGACGAGCCGACGTCGGCGCTGGACCCGACGGCGGCCGAGGAGGTGCTGGCGGCCGTCACCCGACTCGTACACGATCTGGGTGTGACGGTGCTGGTCGCGGAGCACCGGCTGGAGCGGGTGGTGCAGTACGCGGACCGGGTGCTGCATCTGCCGGGTGACGGACGGGTGGTGTCGGGGCCGCCCGCCGAGGTGTTCCGGGACTCCGGTGTGGCGCCGCCGGTGGTGGATCTGGGCCGGGTGGCGGGCTGGTCGCCGCTGCCGCTGTCGATCCGTGACGCGCGCCGGGCGGCGGCCCCGCTGCGGGCCGGGCTCGCGGACGTGGTGCCGCCGCCGGCCAGGCCCGTTACCCCGGCGCACGGCCCCACGGTACTGACGGCGCGCGGTGTGACGGTGAAGCACCGGGGGGTGCCCGCCGTGCGAGAGGTCGGTCTGGAGCTGCGGGCGGGTGAGGTGACGGCGCTGATGGGCCGCAACGGCTCGGGAAAGTCGTCGCTGCTGTGGGCGCTCCAGGGGTCGGGGCCGCGGCAGAACGGGACCGTGCACGTCGCATCGGACGGCGCGGTCGGGGCCGATCCGAAGGGACTCCCGGCGGCGCTGGCACGGCGGCTGGTGGGGCTGGTGCCGCAGACGGCGACGGACCTGCTCTATCTGGAGAGCGTGGCACAGGAGCTGGCGCAGGCGGACCGCGAGTCGGCGCCGGAGGCGGCGGGTGCGACCGTGCCCGCGCGGGAGATCCTCGACCGGCTGGTGCCGGGCGTGGTGGGGAGTGTGCACCCCCGGGATCTGTCCGAGGGTCAGAAGCTCGCCCTGGTACTGGCGATCCAGCTCGCCGCGGCGCCGCCGGTGGTGCTGCTGGACGAGCCGACGCGGGGGCTGGACTACCGGGCGAAGGAGCAGTTGACCGGGATCGTGGACGGGCTGGCGCGGGAGGGCCGTGCGGTGGTGGTCGCCACGCACGACGTCGAGTTCGTGGCCCGGGCGGCGGACCGGGTGGTGGTGATGGCGGAGGGGGACATCGTCGCGGACGGGCCGACGCCGGAGGTGATCACGGCGTCTCCGGTGTTCGCCCCGCAGGTCGCGAAGGTGGTGGCGCCACTGCCGTATCTGACGGTGGCACAGGTGGCGGCGGTGCTGGCGGGTCCGGGGAGGAAGGCGTGACCGGCGGGGATCGCGAGGGCGGCGGGCCGGTGGCGATCAGGATCGGTCCGCGGGCCGGGGTCGTCATCGTCCTGGCGGCGGCGCTCGGCCTCGTCGCCTTCTTCTGGCCGTTCGTCGTCGCCCCGGGCACCTTCGCCTCGCACTACGCTCCCCCGCTGATCTTCGGGGTGCTGCTGGTCCTGGTGCTGTGTGTGGTGATCTCCGAGATCGCCGAGGGCGGGATCGACTCCAAGGCGCTGGCGATGCTCGGTGTCCTGTCGGCCGTGAACGCGGCGCTGCGCCCGTTGGGTGCGGGCACGGCGGGGGTGGAGACGGTGTTCTTCGTCCTGGTCCTGGCGGGCCGGGTGTACGGGCCGGGCTTCGGCTTCACCCTGGGCTGTACGTCGCTGTTCGCGTCGGCGCTGATCACGGGCGGGGTCGGCCCGTGGATGCCGTACCAGATGTTCGGCTGTGCCTTCGTCGGCATGCTGGCCGGGTTTCTGCCGAGGGCCTCGGGCCGCCGGGAGGTGCTGATGCTCGCCGTCTACGGCTCGTTCTCCGGTTATCTCTTCGGCTTTCTGCTCAATCTGTCCTTCTGGCCGTTCTCCGTCGACCCGGGCAGTTCGATCGCCTATCTGCCGGGGCTGCCGTTCACCGAGCAGTGGCAGCGCTATCTCGCGTTCGACGTGGCGACATCGCTGGGCTGGGACACCGGCCGGGCGGTCACCAACTTCGTCTGCATCCTGCTGGCGGGCCCGGCGGTCCTGACGGTCTTCCGCCGTGCGGCCCGGCGGGCCCGTTTCCGGGCACCGATACGGTTCGCACCGCCGCGGGGGCGCGGCCCGGGGTAAGCGGACACGGGTGCCGCCTGCTCATCGCCCGCGCTCGCCCGCACTCGCCCACGCGAACCAAAAAGCCGCACGGAGACGCCGAGAAGCCGCGTCCTGCGCCGTCCCGGGGGTGAACGCGGCCACAATGGCCGCCCCGGCATCGAGGAGAACCATCATGGCGAAGTATCTGCTGATCAAGCACTACCGCGGCGCTCCGGCAGCGGTGAACGACGTGCCCATGGAGCAGTGGACCCCGGCGGAGATCACCGCGCATGTGCAGTACATGAACGACTTCGCGGCGCGGCTGACGGGGACCGGCGAGTTCGTCGACGGTCAGGCGCTCGCCCCGGAAGGGATGTGGGTCCGGTACGACGGGGAGGGGCGGCCGCCGGTCACCGACGGGCCGTTCGCGGAGTCGAAGGATCTGATCGCCGGCTGGATGGTGATCGACGTCGACGGTGACGAACGCGCCGTCGAGCTGGCCGGGGAGCTGTCGGCCGCTCCCGGGGCGGGCGGGAGGCCGATCCACGAGTGGCTGGAGGTCCGTCCCTTCCTGACCACGCCGCCCACCGGCACCGAGTGACCTTCCCGGTGGACGAAGCCGGCTCCGAGAGCACCCGCCGGGTGTGACCGGCGTCCTCGGCCGCCGCGGGCACGGGGCTCCGCGCCGGATCACGGCCGTCCGCCGCTCTCGGCCCCCGTGGCACCGAAGCGCGTCAGGGCCAGCGCTCCCGTCACGGCGGCCGCGAATCCCGTGACGGCGAGCCATTCGAGACCCGTGCGCGGCCGGTCGCCCAGCCAGACGATGCCGACGACCGCGGGTCCGGCCGATTCGGCGAGGATCATGCCCGCCGTCGCCACGATCACCGAGCCGCGCTGGAACGCGGAGGTGAGCAGGAGGAACCCGGCGGCTCCCCCGAGCGCCAGTGCGTAGAGGGCGGGGTTGCCGAGGAGCCGGGGAAGGGCGAGGGAGTCGATCAGCCGGACCGCGACGGCCACCACGCCGAAACCCGCGCCCGCGCCGACGCCCAGCAGCAAGGCGCGCGGTCCGGGCGGAAGCCGGCCGGCGAGCCCGCCGACGACGAGCACGAGCAGGGCGGCGCCGAGCAGACACCAGCGCAGAACGGCCGGGCCGGCCCGGTTTCCCTCCGCCCCCGAGGCGAGGGCGATCATCGCCAGACCCGCGCAGACCGCGGCCACCGCGCTCCACTCCGCCGGGGTCAGCCGGGTCTTGAGCAGCCAGGCGGCGACGACGGCGGTGACCGCGAGGCCGGCCGCGAGCGAGGCGCCCACCGCGTACAGGGGAATCGACCGCAGGGCGATGATCTGGAGAACGAATCCGACGCAGTCGAGGCCGAGGCCCGCGACATAGGGCCCATGGCGCAGGGCGCGCAGCGGAAGGACCGGGTCCACGCCCGGGCCGGTGTCGGTCTTCACCGAGCGGGCCCCGATGGCCTGGAGGACGGAGGCCGTACCGTAGCAGCAGGTCGCAGCGAGTGCGCACACCATCCCCAGGGACACGAGACGGACTGTAGGCCAGGGCGCGGCGAAGAACCGGGGGCAGGGCCGACGGCGGGGCGGGGCCACCCGTACGGGCGCCCGCGCATCCGTCCGCCGGGCCCGCCGGCACTCGTCAGGCCGTACGCCCCGGGCCCGCCCGGGCCCCGGAGCGCTTCACAGCTCGGAGTACGGGTGGACCAGGTCGTTGACGATTGCGACGTGGTCGCCACCCTGTTCTCCCGCGGCCGGCCGGGCCGGCCGCGGGAGAGCGCCGTCTACCGGGCGGGGGCGGTCATGCGCTGAGGCCCTGGCCGAACCCGCCGTCCACGGGCAGTTCCACGCCGGTGGTGAAGGTGGCCTCGGCCGCCAGGTACAGCGCGGCGGCGGCGACCTCTTCCACGGTGCCTCCTCGGCCCATCGGCGTGGAGGCGTTGCCCTGTTCGATGAACTCGGCGCGTTGCTCGTCGGTCAGCTCGGCGACGCCCATGGTGGGGGTGAGGATGAAGCCCGGGGCGATCGCATTGACGCGGATCTTGCGGGGGAGCAGTTCGGCGGCGAGCACCTTCGTGAAGGCGGCGACGGCCTCCTTCGCCCCGGAGTAGGCGCTGAGACCGGGAAAGATACGGTCGTTGGAGACGGTGGTGAACACGATCGAACCACCTTCGGAAATCAGCGGTATCAGTCGCTGGACGGTGAAGAAGGCGCCCTTGGCGTTGACGTCGAAGATACGGTCCCACGATTCTTCGGTGACCTCTTCGAGCGTCTGGAACTCGGCGATGCCCTGGTTGATGAACAGGTAGTCGATGCGGCCGAGGCGGTCGGCGACCTGATCGCTCAGATCGGCGATGGCGTTGGCGTCAGTGGCATCGGAGCGCACCGGGTGGGCCAGCGGGGTGTCGAGTGCCGCCTGTGCCTCGGCGAGTCGCCGGTCGCTGCGTCCGGTGTACACCACTTCGGCACCACGGTCGGTCAGGGCTTGGACAATGGCCCGGCCCATGCCGATGGTGCCGCCGGTGACAACAGCCCTTCTGCCTGCCAGGGGCTTCGGATCGATGGTCGAACTTGCCTGGGTGCTGTGGTTCGTTGGCATGGCAGCTAAGCTAAACCTTGACGTCAATGTCAGAGTCAAACCTCTGTGCCGGGAGTCACATGTTCATCGGCGAGTTGTCGAAGCGGGCCGGCGTCAGCACCAGGAGCCTGCGGTACTACGAGCAGCAAGGGTTGCTGCGACCACAGCGGCGGGCCAGCGGCTACCGCGAGTTCGGCGAGTCCGATGTGGCCGCCGTGCGCCGGGTCCGCATCCTGCTCGCGGCCGGGCTGAAGACCGACCTGATCCGGGAGGTGCTGCCCTGCATGACCGAGGAGGGAGCCGTCCTGGCGCCGACCTGCGAGGAAATGGCCCAGGACCTCAAGAGCGAACGCGAGCGCCTGAGCCGCTCCATCGAACAGCTCCAGGAGGCCCGCGCCGTACTCAGCTCGATCATCCACGCAGGGGAAGCGATCACCGCCGGCGCAGGGGCCACGGAATGATGTGAAGCCCTGAGGAGAGGGCGTGCGCGGACGGGCGAGGCAGGCCCCCTGCCCGAGGCCGCGCGCTTGCTTCGGGCGGTCGGGGATGCCCCGTACGAGGCGGACGAGGCCGGAGACGTGCGGTTCTGCCGGACGTCTCGTCGACCATCAGGTCAATGTGCTCGGCGCGGCCGCTTCGCCGGTCCCGGCGTCTGCAGGAAGCCCTCGGCGCGGGCGCTCGCGATGCCGATGCGGAGCAGGTCGGTGCTCTGGTCGTACAGCAGGAAGCGGGGCTCCCAGACGGGCCGGTACTTGGCGTTGGCCCGGTACAGCGATTCGATCTGCCACCAGCGGGAGAAGAAGCTCAGCAGCGACCGCCACAGCCGCAGCACCGGGCCCGCGCCGAGCCGCGAACCGCGTTCGAAGACCGAGCGGAACATCGCGAAGTTCAGCGATACCCGCGTGATGCCGAGTTCGCCCGCGTGCCGGACCAGTTCCAGCACCATGAACTCGAAGAGTCCGTTCTCCGCGTCCCGGTCGCGGCGCATCAGGTCCAGGGAGAGCCCCCGCGTTCCCCAGGGTACGAAGCTCAGCAGGGCCCGCGGCCGTCCGCCGGCATCGCGGCAGACCAGCATCATGCACTGTCCGTCCCGGGGATCGCCGAGCCGTCCCAGCGCCATGGAGAAGCCGCGTTCCGTGACCCCGCCGCGCCAGTCGTCGGCGAGTTCGGCCAGCCGGGCGAGCTCGTTCGCGGACAGTTCGCCGTGCCGGCTGAAGCCGATGGTGTACCCGGCGCGTTCGATCCGGTGGTGAGCCTGGCGGACACTCCGCATCGCACGGCCGTCGAGGCTGAAGCCGGAGATGTCGATGATCGCCTCGTCGCCCAGCTCCAGCGCGTTGAGGCCGTGCCGGACATAGACGGTCCCGCCCTCCTCGCTCGCCCCGATCACGGATGGTGTCCAGCCGTGCTCATGGGCCTGGGTCAGCCAGCGGTCGATCGCCGCGGGCCATTCCTCCGGGTCGCCGATCGGATCTCCGGAGGCGAGGGAGACACCGCCGACCACCCGGTAGACAACCGCCGCTCCGGCCGACGGCGACCAGATGGCGGCCTTGTCCCGGCGCAGGGCGAAGTAGCCGAGAGAGTCCCGGTCCCCGTAGCGGGCCAGCAGGGCGCGCAGCCGTTCCTCGTCGTCCCCGGTGATCGGGTCGACGGCGCGCCGGGCTCTGAACGCGGCGTAGAGGACCAGCAGGATCAGTGCCGTACTCATCAGGTTGATGAGCACATTGGCCCAGCCGGGGGTGGTGATGCCCCGGAAGTGAAGGTCGTCATGGGCGAGGGAGAACATCCGGAAGACGCCGTAGCGCCAGCGTTCCGAGAAGTCGGAGCGCCCGGGGTGGGAGTCGGCGTTGGTCACCGTGACCATGGCGGCGGCGAGCAGCGAGCCCACCAGCAGCCCGCCCACGCCGACCGCCGCCGCGAGACCGGGGTTGGCGCGATCCCCCTTCGCCCGGAACTCGCGCCGCCCCGCCACCAGGGCGGCGACGAAGAGCGCGGTCACCAGGGCCGCCAGCCAGTTCTCGGCGTGCTGCCGGTACACCGGTCGCGCCAGGGCCAGGGCGCTGAGCAGCAGAGTCGAACCGCTGAGCACGAGATTGAGAATCCACGCGGCCCGTTTGCGGCGCCGCATGGTGACCGCGAGGAACAGGGAGAAGAAGCCCGAGAAGAAGCCGGGGGTCAGCAGATAGGGGGTGAAGAACTCGTCGTCGTTGTGCCGTCTGATGTCGCTCCCGAAGGAGATCCACACGGCGCCGAGGAAGTCGAGGAACGCGATCGTGCGCAGATACCAGACGGCGAAGGCGTACGAACGCCGCGGCAGCCTGCCGTGCTCTGCGGCCCCCTGCGGGCTCGGCGGGATGCGCCCCATGAGGCGAGCCTAGAAGGGCCGGGGGTGTTCGTCTCGGCAGGGAGGAACGGGGGGCGTGCCGTCGCGGACGGAGACGGCGGCGGCGCTTCACCCGAATGCCGGATCGGGCGGTCTTCCGTCGGGCGTTCCCCGAGCGGGCGGTGCTGTCGTCGACCTCGGTGAACTGCCCGTTCAGGGAGCGCGTCGGTGGCCGAAGCATGGGGAAATCGGGTTATGAGCGTCTTTTCCCGCCTCCTCTCGACCCGCCGGGCCAGGGCCCTGGACAGCGCCGTCCGTAGCTGTGCCGCCCGTGCCTGGGCTTATGTGCGCAGCGCGCCGGGCACGTATATCTGGCTGGCCGTTCTGCTGGTCACCACCGTTCTGGTGCATTTCATGTCGCCGGATTTCGAGAGCGATTTCCTGCGGCAGCGTTCGACCAATATCGAACAGCTGTCGAAGGATCCGGTACGGGTTCTGGTCTCCAGCGCCCTGTGGATCGACGGGGGCGGCTGGCTCTCCTACGCGGTGCTGTACTCCGTCTTCCACGCACCGGCCGAACGCTGGCTGGGCACCCTCCGCTGGGCTGTGGTCGCCGTCGCCGCGCATGTGCTGGCCACGTTCGCCAGTGAGGGCGCTCTGCTGTGGGCGATCCGTCACGGTCTGGCGCCGCACTCCGCGGTCGACACTCTGGACATCGGGGTGAGCTATGCGCTCGCGGGTGTCATCGGCGTGCTCACGTACCACATCGCGGCTCCCTGGCGGTACGGGTATCTGGCGGTGGTCCTGGTCGTCTACGGCCTCCCCTTGGTGACCGGGCGCACCTTCACGGACCTCGGTCACTTCACCTCCGTGCTCATCGGTCTGGCCTGTTGGCCGCTGACCCGGGGGCGGGGGCCGGTGTGGAATCCGATGGACACACTCCGGCGGGGGCGGGAGCGTTTGCGCCGCCGGAGGGAGCCCGGCGAGGGCGGGGTGGGCGGTTGACCGGTGCCGGTACACCGCCGGGCTCCCGGCCCTGACCCGGGACGCCGTCGCCGTGCCGGAGGAGCGCGATGGCCTCCTCGGACGAAGATCCCGCGGGGGTGGTGCATACGACGAGCGTCTGCTCCGGTGAACGGGCGATCGACAGTGTCTGCTGTGTCACCGTCACCGTGCCGACGACGGGATGGCGCAGCTCGTAGGCCGCGGCGTCGCACGGCGCCGCCCGGTGGTCTCCCCACAGGGCGACGAACACCGGGCTCTTCATCGTCAGCTCGCCGATCAACTCCGCGAGCAGCGGATCATCCGGGTGCCTGCCGACGGCGATGCGCAGGCTGCCGACCACCGCGCGGGTCTTGCGCTGCCAGTCCGCGTACAGCTCCCGGCAGTGCGGGTCCAGGAAGAGCAACCGGCTCATGTTCGGGCGTCGCGCGGGGTCGTCCGGGCCGAGGAAGTCCAGATGACCGGCGAGCAGGGCGTGCCCGAGGTGGTTCCAGGCCAGTACGTCCGCACGGCGGCCGAGCACGATCGCCGGGACGCCGTCGACGGCGCGGAGGAGGTCGCGTGTTCCGTCGCTGAGTTTCTCGGGCCGCGGGCGGCGCGGCCGGGGCGCGTGGCGGGCGGCGTCGGCGAGCCGGCCGAGGTGCTCGCGCTCGTGGTCGTCGAGCAGGAGAGCACGGGCGATCGCATCGAGCACCTCGGCCGAGGCTCCGCGCGACTGCCCCTGTTCCAGCCGTGCGTAGTACGAGACGCTGACGCCCGCCAGCTGGGCCAGTTCCTCGCGCCGGAGCCCGATCACCCGCCTGCGGGGGCCGAGTTCACGCAGGCCGACGTCCTCGGGGCGCAGCCGCGCCCGGCGGGCTTGGAGGAAGGCCCCGAGTGGGCCGGGTCCGTTCATCACCCCAGTATTCGGTGCGCGGTCCGCTCCCAGCCACACCCTGCGCGGGGTAGGAAAGCCCGGGAGTGGTACGGGTCCGTCCGGATGTCCAGACTCGGTCTCATGCGGCGAGTCGCCCCGGACCAGAGGACGGACCATATGGATCAGAGCCCCGAGCAGATCATCCTCGGTGATGTCACGGTCACCCGTATCAAGGAGTTTTACGGCCCGTCAGGGTTGTCTCCGGGCCAGTTCTTCCCGGACAGCCCCCAAGGCTCGTGGGAAGAGCACCGCGAGTGGCTGGCACCCGAGTTCTGGAACCCGCGGACGGACGAGTGCATGACGGCGATCCAGTCCTGGCTGTTGCGCAGCGAGGGGCGCACGATCCTCGTGGACACCGGTGTGGGCAACCACAAGGACCGGCCCTACATGCCGGCGTGGAGCCGGATGGACACGGACTTTCTCGACCAACTCGCCGCCGCCGGGGTGCGGCCCGAGGACATCGACATCGTGGTCAACACCCACCTGCACCTGGACCACGTCGGCTGGAACACCCGCCTGGACGGCCGGACCTGGGTCCCGACCTTCCCGAACGCCACCTATCTGATGCCCCGGCCGGACTTCGACTTCTGGGACCCGGCCAACGAGAACAAGACCGTGCTCGGCCGGGCGAACCAGAACGTCTTCGAGGACAGCGTCACGCCGGTCCACCGGGCGGGACTCACCTACCTGTGGGACGGAACGTACCGGATCGACAGGAACCTGCGTCTCGATCTCGCTCCCGGGCACACCCCCGGCTCGTCCGTACTCACCCTGGAATCCGGCGGCGATCGTGCCGTGTTCGTCGGGGACCTGATACACACCGGGCTGCAGATCGCCGAGCCGGCCATCAATTCCTGCTTCTGCGAGGACCCGGCGGAGTCCCGCGCCACCCGGCACAAGGTCCTCGGCCGGGCCGCCGAGAACAACGCACTGGTCTTCCCGGCGCACTTCGGCGGCCGGAGCGCCGTGGAGGTCGCGCGCAACGGCTCGAAGTTCATGATCAAGGAGTGGGCGGACCTCTCCCCCATCTCCTGAGTGACCCTCCGGCCAGGAAGCGAGCCCTCGCCCCGGCCGTCGGACCCGGTCGTCGAAACCCCGGCGGGCGCCGGGCGCCATCCGTGACGGGTCCGGCGAGCAGTACCGCGCCCTGCCCTGCCCGCCGGGGACCCGGGCCCGCCGTCGTGATGTGCGCGGTTCTTCCGCGTGGGTCAGTACTTGACGCCGCTGATCTCGTTGGGCGCCGCGGGCAGGGTGGCGGAGGCGAGTTCCTTACCCGTCTCGATGTCGATGGCGTGGATCTTCTTGGTGGTGGGATCGGTGACGTAGGCGGTGTGCTCGCGGACGAAGAGGGCGGGGCGCGGCTGCTGCCACTCCAGAGGTTCCCGCCAGGCGCCGGTGACCGGGATCGTCCTGATGACCTCGCCTGCCTCGGGGTCGATCACATGGATTTTGCCGTCGGTACCCAGGACGAGTCCTTCGCCGTGCGGGCCTCGGGCCAGGGAGCGGAAGGTGTAGCTGGTGTTGAGGTCGACCAGTTTCATCTTCCCGGTCGTGGTGTCGATCAGCGAGATCTGTTGGGGACGTTCGAGTTCGGCGTCCTTGTCCTTCTTGAAGTCACCGAGGACGATCGGGGACCGGTCGGATCCGGCCTGGTTGCCGATCCGGCCGTAGACCGTGGGGCTCTTCACCTTGGTGATGGCGCCGTTCTTGTAGACGAGGGCGCCGTCCTCGCAGCCGACGACGACCGTTTCGTCCTTGGCGGTGGCCTCTCCGTGGACACCGGGGCAGTCTTCGTTGCGGGTGACTTCCTTGCGGTCCTTGTCGAGGACGACGATGCCGGTGCGCTTTTCCTCGGTACCCAGGGTGCTGACCAGTTGGCCGTTCTTCAGTTGGACGGCGACGCCGTGGTGAGGGGCCGCGGAGGTGTAGGTGGTGGTGGCGGGCTTGCCCTTGGCGAGATCGTGGGGGTCGAAGACGGTGACCTGTCCGGTGCCGTCGGTGAACAGGACGGTCTTGTCCGCGTGCCGTACGACGTGGCCGGGCTTGGGGCCCTTGAACTCGATGTCGGTGAGTTGCTGCTTGACGGCGTCCACGACACGGAAGCCCGCCGGGGTGGAGAGCATGATGTGGCGGTCGTCGCCGGCGGGGTTGACGCGGTTGAAGCCGGCCAGGGGTATGTCCTTGGCGACCTTGAGGGTCCGGCCGTCGAGGATGTAGAGGCCGCCGTCGTAGGTGGTGACGAGCGGGTCGGCGACCGGCTTCGCCGAGGCGCCGGGCTTGCTCCGGTCCTGCTCGGTCGCGGCTTGGCCGGCGGTGTTGGTGCCGCAGGCGGTCAGGGCAAGGGAGGTGGCGATCAGGAGAGTGATGCCTGCCGCGGTACGGCGGCGTGCGGTGATGGTCATGGGGTTTCCCTTTCGGTGCCCGCCATCGGGCGGGCGGTGCTGGGGGTGGGGGTGGGGGTGGGGGTGGGGGCGCCGAGGCCGTCGGCTATGGCCGCGGTGTTGGCGCGCATCATTTCCAGGTAGGTGGCGGCGCCCTTGCCCCGTTCGGTCAGGGATTCGGAGAACAGGGGCAGGACGCGCACGTCCACGTCGCTTTCGCGTTTGAGGACCTGGGCGAGACGGTCGGGCTGGGAGGAGTCGGCGAAGATCGCCGTCACCCCCGCCTTCTCGATCGCCGTGGCCAAGGATGTGAGGTCGGAAGCGCTGGGTGAGGCGAGGGTGGTCCCGCTGGGGATGACTGCTCCGATGACGTGGAATCCGAAGCGCTGCGCGAGGTAGCCGAAGACATGGTGGTTGGTCACCAGGTTGCGCTTGTTCGCCGGTATCGCGGCGAACCGGCTGCTCATCCAATGGGCAAGGTCCGCGAGCCGGGTGTCGTACCGGGCGGCGTTGGCACGGACGGTGGAGGCGTCGACACCATCGACATGCTCGACCAGCTGGTCGGCGATGAGCCGGGCCGCGGTGCGTACGCGTGTGGGATCGGTCCAGAAGTGCGGATCGGGCCTCCCGGCCATATCGTCCGAGGCGTACGGGAGAGGGTCGACGCCTTCACCGACGGCGAGCGTGGCCACGCCCGACTCCCGGGCGGCTTCGACATGGCGCAGGACGTTCTCCTCCAGTCCGAGCCCGTTGTGGACGATCAGGTCGGCCTGTTCGAACCTCGCTGCCTGCGGAGCGGAGACACCGAAGGAGTGCGGGTCGGCGCCGGGCTTCATCAGGACGGTGACCTCGGCCTGGTCACCGACGATCTCCCGGGTGATGTCACCGAGGATGTTGGTGGTGACCACGACGCTGGAACGCTCCCCGTCGGTGGCGGTGGCGCAGGCCGTGAGGCCGAGGAGCAGCGCGCTGACCAGGGCGAGGACGGTGGCCGGAGTGAGGGGGTGCGACCGGGCTTCGGTGTGGTGGGTCATCGTCCGGTCTCCACCATGTACGCCGGGGTGAAATCGAGGGAGAAGGTGCGGGCCCGGCGCAGCCGGTCGTTGAAGTCGATCTCGTGAACCTTCCGTCCGGCCGGGTCGTTGACATAGGCGCGGCTGGTGTTCACCTCGATGACCGGCGCCGGACCGTCGGCGATCGGTGGCAGCAGCGGGGTGCGGGCCGTCCGCTTGCCGGTGGCCAGGTCGTAGGCGTTCAGGCTTCCGTCGGTGCCGAGGGCGAGCAGCGGGGTTCCTTCGCCGGCCGTGTTCACGGCGGCCACCGGGCCGGTCTCGATCCGCTTCCAGGTCCGCTTGGCCACGTCGAGGACCCAGGCCGCCGCCGGCCCGGCCTCAGCTGTGAGGGTGGTGCTCCCGGGCCGGTGGCGGAATTCGGCGGCCCG is part of the Streptomyces qinzhouensis genome and harbors:
- a CDS encoding phosphatidylglycerol lysyltransferase domain-containing protein, which produces MGRIPPSPQGAAEHGRLPRRSYAFAVWYLRTIAFLDFLGAVWISFGSDIRRHNDDEFFTPYLLTPGFFSGFFSLFLAVTMRRRKRAAWILNLVLSGSTLLLSALALARPVYRQHAENWLAALVTALFVAALVAGRREFRAKGDRANPGLAAAVGVGGLLVGSLLAAAMVTVTNADSHPGRSDFSERWRYGVFRMFSLAHDDLHFRGITTPGWANVLINLMSTALILLVLYAAFRARRAVDPITGDDEERLRALLARYGDRDSLGYFALRRDKAAIWSPSAGAAVVYRVVGGVSLASGDPIGDPEEWPAAIDRWLTQAHEHGWTPSVIGASEEGGTVYVRHGLNALELGDEAIIDISGFSLDGRAMRSVRQAHHRIERAGYTIGFSRHGELSANELARLAELADDWRGGVTERGFSMALGRLGDPRDGQCMMLVCRDAGGRPRALLSFVPWGTRGLSLDLMRRDRDAENGLFEFMVLELVRHAGELGITRVSLNFAMFRSVFERGSRLGAGPVLRLWRSLLSFFSRWWQIESLYRANAKYRPVWEPRFLLYDQSTDLLRIGIASARAEGFLQTPGPAKRPRRAH
- a CDS encoding rhomboid-like protein produces the protein MSVFSRLLSTRRARALDSAVRSCAARAWAYVRSAPGTYIWLAVLLVTTVLVHFMSPDFESDFLRQRSTNIEQLSKDPVRVLVSSALWIDGGGWLSYAVLYSVFHAPAERWLGTLRWAVVAVAAHVLATFASEGALLWAIRHGLAPHSAVDTLDIGVSYALAGVIGVLTYHIAAPWRYGYLAVVLVVYGLPLVTGRTFTDLGHFTSVLIGLACWPLTRGRGPVWNPMDTLRRGRERLRRRREPGEGGVGG
- a CDS encoding MBL fold metallo-hydrolase codes for the protein MDQSPEQIILGDVTVTRIKEFYGPSGLSPGQFFPDSPQGSWEEHREWLAPEFWNPRTDECMTAIQSWLLRSEGRTILVDTGVGNHKDRPYMPAWSRMDTDFLDQLAAAGVRPEDIDIVVNTHLHLDHVGWNTRLDGRTWVPTFPNATYLMPRPDFDFWDPANENKTVLGRANQNVFEDSVTPVHRAGLTYLWDGTYRIDRNLRLDLAPGHTPGSSVLTLESGGDRAVFVGDLIHTGLQIAEPAINSCFCEDPAESRATRHKVLGRAAENNALVFPAHFGGRSAVEVARNGSKFMIKEWADLSPIS
- the aztD gene encoding zinc metallochaperone AztD → MTITARRRTAAGITLLIATSLALTACGTNTAGQAATEQDRSKPGASAKPVADPLVTTYDGGLYILDGRTLKVAKDIPLAGFNRVNPAGDDRHIMLSTPAGFRVVDAVKQQLTDIEFKGPKPGHVVRHADKTVLFTDGTGQVTVFDPHDLAKGKPATTTYTSAAPHHGVAVQLKNGQLVSTLGTEEKRTGIVVLDKDRKEVTRNEDCPGVHGEATAKDETVVVGCEDGALVYKNGAITKVKSPTVYGRIGNQAGSDRSPIVLGDFKKDKDAELERPQQISLIDTTTGKMKLVDLNTSYTFRSLARGPHGEGLVLGTDGKIHVIDPEAGEVIRTIPVTGAWREPLEWQQPRPALFVREHTAYVTDPTTKKIHAIDIETGKELASATLPAAPNEISGVKY
- the aztC gene encoding zinc ABC transporter substrate-binding protein AztC, which translates into the protein MTHHTEARSHPLTPATVLALVSALLLGLTACATATDGERSSVVVTTNILGDITREIVGDQAEVTVLMKPGADPHSFGVSAPQAARFEQADLIVHNGLGLEENVLRHVEAARESGVATLAVGEGVDPLPYASDDMAGRPDPHFWTDPTRVRTAARLIADQLVEHVDGVDASTVRANAARYDTRLADLAHWMSSRFAAIPANKRNLVTNHHVFGYLAQRFGFHVIGAVIPSGTTLASPSASDLTSLATAIEKAGVTAIFADSSQPDRLAQVLKRESDVDVRVLPLFSESLTERGKGAATYLEMMRANTAAIADGLGAPTPTPTPTPSTARPMAGTERETP